The Camelus bactrianus isolate YW-2024 breed Bactrian camel chromosome 32, ASM4877302v1, whole genome shotgun sequence genome includes a region encoding these proteins:
- the GPN3 gene encoding GPN-loop GTPase 3 isoform X2 — protein MPRYAQLVMGPAGSGKSTYCATMVQHCEALNRSVQVVNLDPAAEHFSYSVMADIRELIEVDDVMEDNSLQFGPNGGLVFCMEYFANNFDWLENCLGHVEDDYILFDCPGQIELYTHLPVMKQLVQQLEQWEFRVCGVFLVDSQFMVESFKFISGILAALSAMVSLEIPQVNIMTKMDLLSKKAKKEIEKFLDPDMYSLLDDSTSDLRSKKFKKLTNAICGLIDDYSMVRFLPYDQSDEESMNIVLQHIDFAIQYGEDLEFKEPKEHEDESSMFDEYFQEHQNE, from the exons ATGCCTCGGTATGCGCAGCTGGTCATGGGCCCCGCAGGCAGCGGGAAG AGCACCTACTGTGCCACCATGGTCCAGCACTGTGAAGCCCTCAATCGGTCTGTCCAAGTTGTGAACCTAGATCCTGCAGCAGAACACTTCAGCTACTCCGTGATGGCTG ATATCCGGGAGCTGATCGAGGTGGATGATGTGATGGAAGACAATTCTCTGCAGTTCGGTCCCAATGGAGGATTGGTGTTCTGCATGGAGTACTTTGCCAATAATTTTGACTGGCTGGAGAACTGTCTTGGGCATGTGGAGGACGACTACATCCTTTTTGACTGTCCAG GTCAGATTGAGTTGTACACTCACCTGCCCGTGATGAAACAGCTGGTCCAACAGCTAGAACAGTGGGAGTTTCGAGTCTGTGGAGTTTTTCTTGTTGATTCTCAATTCATGGTGGAGTCATTCAAG tttatttctggcatcttggCAGCCCTGAGTGCTATGGTCTCTCTAGAAATTCCTCAAGTCAACATCATGACAAAAATGGATCTGCTGAGTAAGAAAgctaaaaaggaaattgaaaa GTTTCTAGATCCAGACATGTATTCTCTATTAGATGATTCTACAAGTGACTTGAGAagcaaaaaattcaaaaaattgaCTAACGCTATATGTGGACTG ATCGATGACTACAGCATGGTTCGATTTTTGCCTTACGATCAGTCAGATGAAGAAAGCATGAACATTGTATTACAGCACATTGATTTTGCCATTCAGTATGGAGAAGACTTGGAATTTAAAGAACCAAAG GAACATGAAGATGAGTCTTCTATGTTTGATGAATATTTTCAAGAACACCAGAATGAATGA
- the FAM216A gene encoding protein FAM216A isoform X1 has product MSCQGPVSDWTECSSSAEPPAVARNEGGSGGSAEHSYYQSSKGTDRIKDEHKVNSHVVKLQELWKTPQIQTVHIPKSMTEESFLKHPDLTIGQKRYLCSIAKIYNANYLRTLMKRQYMHVIQRSSQKPGVLTHHRSHLSSRHSEKQHFPCTTWRHQLEREGSGPSNTTAASAPEMNLPHSLWRPVRNRQGLKTGYASKTRCKSLKIFKKPGRLLMQSVSTSDSESYMNEEKKEEDLLNKYMQSMSIEEQGEHLMLT; this is encoded by the exons ATGTCCTGCCAGGGTCCAGTGTCCGACTGGACGGAGTGCAGCTCTTCCGCAGAGCCGCCTGCAGTGGCCAGGAACGAGGGTGGCAGCGGCGG atcagcTGAACATTCTTATTACCAGAGTTCCAAAGGTACTG ATAGAATCAAAGATGAACACAAAGTGAACTCACATGTAGTCAAGCTGCAAGAGTTATGGAAAACTCCTCAAATTCAAACAGTTCACATCCCTAAATCAATGACTGAGGAGTCATTTCTAAAG CATCCCGACCTCACCATAGGCCAGAAGCGTTACCTGTGCAGCATTGCTAAGATCTATAATGCAAATTATCTGAGGACGTTAATGAAGAGGCAGTATATGCATGTGATCCAGCGCAGCTCACAAAAGCCAG GTGTCCTAACTCATCACAGGAGCCACCTCAGCTCTCGTCACTCAGAGAAACAGCATTTCCCTTGCACTACTTGGCGACATCAACTGGAGAGAGAGGGCTCAGGGCCTTCTAACACCACAGCTGCATCTGCACCTGAGATGAACCTACCGCATTCCCTTTGGCGACCAGTGAGAAACAGACAagg TTTAAAAACTGGATATGCATCTAAAACAAGATGTAAGtcactgaagatttttaaaaaaccaggcAGACTGTTAATGCAATCAG tttctaCAAGTGATTCTGAATCTTacatgaatgaagaaaaaaaggaagaagatttACTAAATAAGTACATGCAATCAATGTCAATTGAAGAACAGGGAGAACATCTGATGTTAACTTGA
- the FAM216A gene encoding protein FAM216A isoform X2 yields the protein MSCQGPVSDWTECSSSAEPPAVARNEGGSGGSAEHSYYQSSKDRIKDEHKVNSHVVKLQELWKTPQIQTVHIPKSMTEESFLKHPDLTIGQKRYLCSIAKIYNANYLRTLMKRQYMHVIQRSSQKPGVLTHHRSHLSSRHSEKQHFPCTTWRHQLEREGSGPSNTTAASAPEMNLPHSLWRPVRNRQGLKTGYASKTRCKSLKIFKKPGRLLMQSVSTSDSESYMNEEKKEEDLLNKYMQSMSIEEQGEHLMLT from the exons ATGTCCTGCCAGGGTCCAGTGTCCGACTGGACGGAGTGCAGCTCTTCCGCAGAGCCGCCTGCAGTGGCCAGGAACGAGGGTGGCAGCGGCGG atcagcTGAACATTCTTATTACCAGAGTTCCAAAG ATAGAATCAAAGATGAACACAAAGTGAACTCACATGTAGTCAAGCTGCAAGAGTTATGGAAAACTCCTCAAATTCAAACAGTTCACATCCCTAAATCAATGACTGAGGAGTCATTTCTAAAG CATCCCGACCTCACCATAGGCCAGAAGCGTTACCTGTGCAGCATTGCTAAGATCTATAATGCAAATTATCTGAGGACGTTAATGAAGAGGCAGTATATGCATGTGATCCAGCGCAGCTCACAAAAGCCAG GTGTCCTAACTCATCACAGGAGCCACCTCAGCTCTCGTCACTCAGAGAAACAGCATTTCCCTTGCACTACTTGGCGACATCAACTGGAGAGAGAGGGCTCAGGGCCTTCTAACACCACAGCTGCATCTGCACCTGAGATGAACCTACCGCATTCCCTTTGGCGACCAGTGAGAAACAGACAagg TTTAAAAACTGGATATGCATCTAAAACAAGATGTAAGtcactgaagatttttaaaaaaccaggcAGACTGTTAATGCAATCAG tttctaCAAGTGATTCTGAATCTTacatgaatgaagaaaaaaaggaagaagatttACTAAATAAGTACATGCAATCAATGTCAATTGAAGAACAGGGAGAACATCTGATGTTAACTTGA
- the FAM216A gene encoding protein FAM216A isoform X3 codes for MSCQGPVSDWTECSSSAEPPAVARNEGGSGGSAEHSYYQSSKGTDRIKDEHKVNSHVVKLQELWKTPQIQTVHIPKSMTEESFLKHPDLTIGQKRYLCSIAKIYNANYLRTLMKRQYMHVIQRSSQKPGVLTHHRSHLSSRHSEKQHFPCTTWRHQLEREGSGPSNTTAASAPEMNLPHSLWRPVRNRQGFYK; via the exons ATGTCCTGCCAGGGTCCAGTGTCCGACTGGACGGAGTGCAGCTCTTCCGCAGAGCCGCCTGCAGTGGCCAGGAACGAGGGTGGCAGCGGCGG atcagcTGAACATTCTTATTACCAGAGTTCCAAAGGTACTG ATAGAATCAAAGATGAACACAAAGTGAACTCACATGTAGTCAAGCTGCAAGAGTTATGGAAAACTCCTCAAATTCAAACAGTTCACATCCCTAAATCAATGACTGAGGAGTCATTTCTAAAG CATCCCGACCTCACCATAGGCCAGAAGCGTTACCTGTGCAGCATTGCTAAGATCTATAATGCAAATTATCTGAGGACGTTAATGAAGAGGCAGTATATGCATGTGATCCAGCGCAGCTCACAAAAGCCAG GTGTCCTAACTCATCACAGGAGCCACCTCAGCTCTCGTCACTCAGAGAAACAGCATTTCCCTTGCACTACTTGGCGACATCAACTGGAGAGAGAGGGCTCAGGGCCTTCTAACACCACAGCTGCATCTGCACCTGAGATGAACCTACCGCATTCCCTTTGGCGACCAGTGAGAAACAGACAagg tttctaCAAGTGA
- the GPN3 gene encoding GPN-loop GTPase 3 isoform X1: MRLVHRSCFRNSVGVARRLKGAWWSTCAAGGTRNSRSRHASSTYCATMVQHCEALNRSVQVVNLDPAAEHFSYSVMADIRELIEVDDVMEDNSLQFGPNGGLVFCMEYFANNFDWLENCLGHVEDDYILFDCPGQIELYTHLPVMKQLVQQLEQWEFRVCGVFLVDSQFMVESFKFISGILAALSAMVSLEIPQVNIMTKMDLLSKKAKKEIEKFLDPDMYSLLDDSTSDLRSKKFKKLTNAICGLIDDYSMVRFLPYDQSDEESMNIVLQHIDFAIQYGEDLEFKEPKEHEDESSMFDEYFQEHQNE; encoded by the exons ATGCGATTGGTTCATAGGTCATGTTTCCGGAACTCGGTGGGCGTCGCGCGAAGGCTGAAGGGAGCGTGGTGGTCAACCTGTGCTGCGGGAGGCACCAGGAACTCGAGGAGCCGGCATGCCTCG AGCACCTACTGTGCCACCATGGTCCAGCACTGTGAAGCCCTCAATCGGTCTGTCCAAGTTGTGAACCTAGATCCTGCAGCAGAACACTTCAGCTACTCCGTGATGGCTG ATATCCGGGAGCTGATCGAGGTGGATGATGTGATGGAAGACAATTCTCTGCAGTTCGGTCCCAATGGAGGATTGGTGTTCTGCATGGAGTACTTTGCCAATAATTTTGACTGGCTGGAGAACTGTCTTGGGCATGTGGAGGACGACTACATCCTTTTTGACTGTCCAG GTCAGATTGAGTTGTACACTCACCTGCCCGTGATGAAACAGCTGGTCCAACAGCTAGAACAGTGGGAGTTTCGAGTCTGTGGAGTTTTTCTTGTTGATTCTCAATTCATGGTGGAGTCATTCAAG tttatttctggcatcttggCAGCCCTGAGTGCTATGGTCTCTCTAGAAATTCCTCAAGTCAACATCATGACAAAAATGGATCTGCTGAGTAAGAAAgctaaaaaggaaattgaaaa GTTTCTAGATCCAGACATGTATTCTCTATTAGATGATTCTACAAGTGACTTGAGAagcaaaaaattcaaaaaattgaCTAACGCTATATGTGGACTG ATCGATGACTACAGCATGGTTCGATTTTTGCCTTACGATCAGTCAGATGAAGAAAGCATGAACATTGTATTACAGCACATTGATTTTGCCATTCAGTATGGAGAAGACTTGGAATTTAAAGAACCAAAG GAACATGAAGATGAGTCTTCTATGTTTGATGAATATTTTCAAGAACACCAGAATGAATGA